GCTTCAGGACCCACAATCCCTAACCCCCAACTTTGATCCCCAGTTATACTAATCAAAACAATGCAAATGTAATATCAAACACAGAGTTAAATATTAATATCACAGCAGTGACATTACCACATCAGCAGAGCATATGTCATATTTCAACATCAATCAAAACCACCTCAACCACAGTAACCAATATGAAACTATAGTTTAACCTTAGCAGGGTTCCTATTCCCCTCAAACAATTTAAAATCCAAATTATCAACTAATGTCAGCCTTTTCCAAGGAAGGGTGTTCTTACCTcactctaatggcgcatttccactacagtgcggagctcgctttaagcgtgccgtgcccggcccatttttggttgcgtttccacttggcgtagTTCCGGCTCGCGGGTACTATTTCAGTTTTTCTGGCTccataaaatcgaggttctttccgggccaacaaccaggctgagagagactagagagagaatcgctggcaagtgggctacaactacaacaagatgaacatatttgaccgtgatttaattgtaattcaCGTTTAAAAATGATGccaaagtaacaacatactgataccggttagtaaaaaccatgaattaatgctttgacaagtctgcagacagacggcaggcaaaaaacctttttaaaatgcgtgttttctaaatggagatcggctaagctaccgcagtatatgctccgaccgtccaaactcacaacaacggcctatacagacataaataaaccagcgactgtattctccatgacacagacagtctgtagtttgtacttgtttaacttttgtctagtttctgaacagatatgaagagctgtgagctctgagtgctaagagctaatggctgatgttgtttttctgtggttctcattgaagatgacgtcacggctccgcctacactgcgttacttactgccccagctactaaactgtaatggaaacgcagcataaagtgagccagtcctaacaaggcctagccataccgagcgaggccgagcgaggccctgtagtggaaatgcgccataagaccAAGCAGATACCTTCAGAGACCACGAGAGAGACCAGGAATTGGATCGAAATGTACAAAGTACAAACCGGTTTTATTAAGGTTTTAACAAAAATATAGGATTTACACAAATCCAAAAAACACAAAgtcaaaatacaaaaacaacagGTTCACAAGTCAAATGTCCTAAAGCCGTCTAAAAGAGCCCAAGCCCAGGCCCAGGGCCCAAAAACTTCCCCCAAGCTCTCAAGCTCTCAAGCCTCCAAGCCTTCAAGCCTCAAAAAGCCTAAAAAGCCCCCCTTTCTCTTCACACATCATCTTTTATAGTCTCTTGCCTCCTCCCTCTCTGCATCAGGTGGGTtccccttttctatctttgaggGGAAAGGAGGTCACATATGTTCAACTTTTacttaatgaacaattacaaatgtaaagacttatagtaataatatgcaaTTTTAAGAAGAGGGAATATTAACATTTTTCATGAAAGCAGAACACATTGTCAATGTCATGTTTAGAATCAAGTTtaaacatttaatttcaaatATGCAAACTTTATACTTTAATTTATTAACAGAGACTTCATTTATTAACAGAGACAATAAGGACAGCTTGTCTCTACGATTCGCTGGCCCTGGAAGTTGATTTGAATCTTTGCGTAGGCCGCCTGCATCCTGTGCTTCATTGTCTTCATACCGGCTGTAACCGCTCTCAAGTTGTCAAAAACCACAAGGACCTTCTCAGAATTGTGGTTGGAACTTTTACGCTTTTATTGCACCATCTAGAATGCGTAGTGCGCATAGGTCAAAAGTTCAGAATGTTCTATCTAGTTTCACATGCCTGGTTTCACATGTCTGAAAAGACACATACATCCTTTCCATTTACAGAGAATTTAGCATCTTTGTATCAATGGTAAGCTCAATAGAGGTAGGTGAGGTAAGTGTGAAGTGGCCGTGTCAGGTCTGACACGGCCACTTCAACAGCAGAACTGTCAACAATACACTTTgaagttttttttaaaactctacatATATGAAAAAACATGATGCTATGCACTgcccaaatgtgtgtgtgtgtgtgtgtgtgtgtgtgtgtgtgtgtgtgtgtgtgtgtgtgtgtgtgtgtgtgtgtgtgtgtgtgtgtgtgtgtgtgtgtgtgtgtgtgtgtgtgtgtgtgtgtgtgtgtgtgtgtgtgtgtgtgtgtgtgtgtgtgtgtgtgtgtgtgtgtgtgtgtgtgtgtgtgtgttgtgtgtgtgtgtgtgttttgagagCTAATGATGTGTGGAGCATTGCTCTGTGTCTCTCTTTCAGCAGCAGATGTTGGCCTATTATCCGAGATTTTTTTGTTCTTCTACATTGTCGCTTGGTGTGTGCAGGGAATAACAATCACAGTAAAACTTCTAATCAGAttcgtacggtggccctgagagGCCAGGGTGCTGCAAATAAAAGAacgctgcaaataaaaaaaccGCTGCAAATAAAAAGAAACAGAAACGCCGCGCAAATAAAAACGCCGCGATGCAAATAAAAAAGCCACAACGGAAGTGAATTACCGGGGACTATTATTGCTGATGCACATGCGGTTTTTTatgcgagagaagaagaaggctGGGGGATCTCCAGGAAACATCTCATGGGTAAGTTTATAATGTTAAAGTTACACAGGATGTAGATAATATCTGTCGCTGCCGTATTTATGACTTTAAATGACGTTATTTTGTGTGTGGGAGCAGATTATGTGTGTAGTGTATAATGTTAGTAGAACATAGCTACttttatctgctaacgttagctgtttTCTAACCAAACGGATCTGAGCCGAACGGGACTAAGACACACAAAGTAAGTTGAATATGCCTTTATTCAACAGACGAGCTCGGGTCCTCTCCTCAACATGCTCtgaatgaacaacttttacTGAATTAGAGCTTGGcaaattaacgcgttattagCGCAGGATACACGATTACAACTTTTAATCGTTGCCCAGCCCTATATTGAATACTTACAAGTATAGATCTTTACTAACATCCTGTAGTCATCTAAATGTGCCTGTCTAGAGATAAATGAGGGTCTCTTATCCTGCGTAGAGATAGAGAAGGGTCTCTATCCTATCCAAGACGTGCTTCCTTTGGCTGGCTTTAaatctttcttttttcttttttaatgtattttgacATTGTAGATGGATGCATGGTTCAGATATTAAGTGATTGTAGCTGATATCTGCTGTTAAATTAGTGTCAGCTGTTTGCAGGTAACATTACCTGCTGCAATAGCTTACCAAGTAGCTGTTCCTTCATTGCAAATGAATAACATTCACATTGCTCCTTTTCCACAGGCAATGTATTGTCCATATTGTGGGATTGGTGGGTGTTTTGGGAGGTTTTGCGGTTCCTGTGGCAGCAACATTGAATGTTTGGCTCCCTTTCTCGAAGATGGTAAGCTCCTCCTTAAAAGTCAAGAATTTCACCAGTACAGTGATAATGTCTTATTTGTATATGATTTGTTGCCATTTTAATATATGCTATACACATATTATTGTCAGTCATGGCAATTTCAACATGATTTAGAACTACTGATTAAAAAAATGCCAACAAGTAAAAAAAATCAGGTGAAATAGTTGACCAATTATGTGCTCCTTCATGTGCTGAGGGTTGAGCCTTCTGATGCGTTTATGTACAAATACAGGCATTAAAAGGGTACCTTTTTGTTCGCTACCTCTAGATTGATATGTATTTTTATCCTTAGCAATTATGTAAGTATCCCAATATTTTGTCCTTTGCCTGTTTATTTCTCTTATTTGTTGCTCCTCATGTCTGGAATTGTTCACGCATTGAACATACACTTATGCATCAAACagttcatgtattttcctcattactgatacattttcatttttttcttaataGGTTTTTTGTTATTAAGTTTCATTCCTAATGACACTGTTGTCTTTTCCCTTCAGTCACAGAATCTAATGAAGGAATCGAGGCAGGCCTCATCCACAAGTACTTCACGGAGGGACACGCTTATGAAGTGATACTTGATTTTctagaaaaaaaacacaacatttttcTTAGTCTGAGGACCTTAAAGAGGAGTCTACAGAATGCTGGCTTAACAAGAAGGACAGACTACACTCCCATTGGCACTGTACACCAAACTGTTGCACATGAACTGAGAGGCTCGGGTCGGCTGTTGGGTTACAGAGCTATGTGGCAGACATTGCAACAAAAGTATCACCTGACAGTAAAAAGGGAGGATGTTAGACAGATGATTTCCAGACTGGATCCATCTGGTGTTCAACTTCGTACCAGGCGAAGGTTTGTCCGAAGAGGATACGTCACAGCAGGACCAAACCAAGTGTGGCACGCTGATGGATATGATAAACTTAAACCCTTTGGTATTGCCATCAGTGGCTGCATCGACGGCTTTTCAAGGAAAGTTATGTGGCTCAGGAGTGGCAGCACTAACAACGATCCGGGCATCATTGCGCAGTATTACCTGCAGTGTGTATCGGAGTTTGGACTACTTCCAGCCCGCCTTCGCACTGACTGTGGAACTGAAAATGGCACTATGGCAGCCATTAACTGCACATTACGATCTCAACACACAGATGATTTTGCAGGAGCCCTCAGTCACATGTATGGTACCTCAACTGCAAACCAGCGCATCGAGAGTTGGTGGTCTTTCTTCAGAAAGCAAAGGTATAGCCTTTTAAGGTCAGGtccaagaatgtgtgtgtgtgtgtgtgtgtgtgtgtgtgtgtgtgtgtgtgtgtgtgtgtgtgtgtgtgtgtgtgtgtgtgtgtgtgtggtgtgtgtgtgtgtgtgtgtgtgtgtgtgtgtgtgtgtgtgtgtgtgtgtgtgtgtgtgtgtgtgtgtgtgtgtgtgtgtgtgtgtgtgtgtgtgtgtgtgtgtgtgtgtgtgtgtgtgtgtgtgtgtgtgtgtgtgtgtgtgtgtgtgtgtgtgtgtgtgtgtgtgtgtgtgtgtgtgtgtgtatatagtaCAGAGGTGCCCAAATACTTTAAATCTATCTGGATGAAAAAAATTGTGAAATTACATTAGAGCTATACACTAACATTTTCCCAAGGGAGTTTATGTGCTCCCAAATGAAATAATTTAGGAGCGCACCAAGAAATGTACAACATTTCTAGAAATATTGTGACTTTTTACTTGACGTTGTCTTTTTTTTCATGAAATACAAAAGTTTTGAATTCCACCATTAGGACTCAGTTCTGGATCGAGCTCTTCAGTGACCTTAGAGAGAGGCACCTCTTCAATGGGAGCCATGAGCACAAGTGTCTGCTGCGATATGTGTTTTTGGGCATCATACAAAAAGACCTCGATGAGTACAGACAGCTGTGGAACCACCACACCATCCGGCCTGTTCGCCTGTCTCAGTGTCCATCAGGCAAACCTGATGCCATGTACCACCTGCCTCACAGGTTTGTATTGAAATTGTTTggtaatattactttaaaaatataTCTGACTTCATATCATTTGGTGTATCAGCCCAATATGACAAGTTTGTCACTTGATAAATAACGTGATTCATTTAGTCTGAAAactcattatttaaaaatgatttcAAGTCTTAAACGACTAAAAATGGATTCCAACACAAAACCTAAATCACAAAATGTCCAAAGCTATTCTGTCGATTTATCTTACTCAATTCCAAAAAGTACCTTGTGTTAGAAAGTGAGTAGAATGACCATATGTGACTGAAAGAGCTGCTGTCAACCTGACATTAACTTCTCAAGTCAAAGCTCTTTGTTAGGAATTAATTAACGAAGAACTGACTCAATGGAGTCTTAGTTATAATGCTTATCTAGCATGTTTGGGGGGTTAAATTATCCATTTGTAATCACTTGACTCATTATGTTTTCAATGTATGACTGGTCTTAGGTTTGGCGGAAGGGAGTGTGGATTTCCAGTGTCCTGGGAAGCCCTACACCACTTTGATGGCATCATGCAAGCATCATCTCAGTACAATTTGTGTGGTGATGAGAATCTGGAGATGCATTTTGTGGACTTGCAAAGAAGGAGTGGGTTGGCTCCACCAGGGAACTGGACAGCTGCTGTTCAGAATTACATTTCCATGAAAAACATGTCTGGAGTGTAGAACACATTGCCCCACCAGACCCCCAGAACTTTTTGTGAGTACAAGTTGATGAATCAACAATAACATTCATTGCATCAGTCACatatgctactgttatttctgTTTTCACAGTGGGTCTGAGAATAAAATCTTGTGAACCAGCTACAGCCGTGTCATCTTTGTAGCGAGTGTGTAACATATATGCTATACGTAGAAAAACAAGTCCTTACGTTAAAATGAAACACTTTTAAACCATTTAATGAAGAGTCATTCAGCTTTACTCTTTCACAAAGTCCATGTAAAAACATGATAACATGGCCAAAACAAAATTGGCACATTTGCACGACAAGGTGCCTTTTGCAGTCTTTATTTACtgtttatgtaaatatttgtaaaacatcTTAACACATGTTCTGAACTCTTGATTTAACCACGGTCTACCTTACCTACCTAACGAGAATACAATAACAATACAAATGTGTGGTGTTGTTCACATGTTAGATATGAAATAGGACAAATCTGCCATGAAAAATACTTACATCTCTCTTACAtcacaacattaaaacaatggactgtgtactgtgtgtggcaACATTAACTTTAACAcaagttatttaattgtttaaaTGCACCCAAAGCCGGGGGAATTATTAATGCCAAAGTTCATGTTGGCTTTGAAGGCACCATAAGTGTCCAAAAGAGGAAGCTTTAAAATGTTGGCACAGGTATTTGCCATTGGGAATGTTGACGTTGTAGAACATAGGAACTGAAGGCGTGGCAGAGGACTCATACCAGCAGGAGGCACACATGGCACACCTGTAGCGAACATTAACACCTCCTCCAAGGTCACTGAGCTGTCATTTTCTAAAAAGTAGAGAACATTGGAATCAATTGACAGTAAATACTATCTACATCAACACCGGAACTTTTTATAATCTGTGTGTATACAAATCAGACAAGAGCAAATTGACTAACCTTCACAATCGAGAAGATAGTCTGCCCAGTAACTCATAGCGTTCTCTTCCTGAGCCCTTCTGTTGCTTCCCTGTTGACTAAATTCAGGCTGGAACAGATTTTCCATCTCTGCAGCAGACAGCTTCACATCGGCATGACAGAGAGCAGGGGTCAGGACCGTCGGATGCTGCTGCAGAGCTGTCAGAAATTGCAAACTTTCAAGTCCAGCCTTGAAtctaaaatacaattaaaagatgCATGCAAAGATACATGTGCATCATGTAGAAGTAAGTAAGCAAGAAACTGGGACAACAGCAACACGTTTTTCATAATTATTTTAGCAATAACAATGAAATACAAAGACCTACCTTTCGATTGCAGTGTTGTTCCTGTGGATTATGTACCACTTCAGGTAATCCTCTACAAtcgttttcttttcttcacatgACCTGACATGTCTGAAGCACCCAGCAGTCTGCAACATGGCACTGTTCCGTATCATTAAGTCCTGAAGGATCTCCACTGAGGGTGAATTCTGAATCTAAAAGAAGAGATAACAGAGTCCcatacatttcaaaatatgACACGTAATTATAAAAAATGGTAATGCCAGAAGTATATCTTGAAAGAATGGTTTAAGTGGACAAAACTCTCTCTTTACCTATTCTAGAATGTCACACCCTTCTCATACCTCTTGTAGGACTCTCCCTATCTCCTCATCTGTAATGTCTCCAACAGATGCCTTGAAACTGCTCTGCCCTGAGATGTAGCTGACCAGATCCTCTGACAGAACATTAGGACCAGGTCCACCATGCACAATGGACACCGCAATCATCTTCCCTGCTAAATAATACTCATCTTGGATAGCTGTCCAAGATAATGCAGAATAAAGAAATATTAAATCAGTTTCCACATTTGAAAACACTGCAAGGTTGAAATATGGGTTCTTTTAAAACATTATAGACAAAACAGAACCTGTTGAATTGTAGACCAGGTAGCGGCTCTCCACAGGTCCATCAAATATGGGCCGTTTGTTCAGCTCTTTCATGAGAAGGGAGAGGAATTCTCTCTTGGGGCCACCTGTATCGAGACCTTCCTCAAACCTCCCTTTCATCGTCAGAGAATTTCACCAGGATGTCTTTCTTTTCTGAGAATGTTGCCCTTTTGAATCCTCTGACTGCTCCATCCCAGATGTTCGAGCGACAGATGTTAAATCTGCTGACAGCTCGATGGTCAATCTCTAGGGCCAGGTTTGCAGTTATCTCAGAAAGTGATTGCTGGTCCACCCTGTCATCAGATACATTATGACCATGTTAAATGGTACACCATAGCACACATTTTTGATCAGGAAAAATAACAACCACAGTTGAAGTAAGGGTAACTTTTCTCTTACTTTGTATCCTCTGGAATGTCATGACTGCACTCAACACTGTCTGAGTCATCCTTATCCTCTATCACAATAGGCGCATACAGCTGAGTATATTTGCTGAGAAATTGACATACACAAGTTTACATTGTTGATGTTTTCATATAAAACATACTTGAATTGTAGAAAGGAAAGTATAATACCTATAGCACGCAGTTTCCAGCACACCTCCTGATGTTCCTGGGCCCTCTTGTGAGTCAGAAAGTAAGACCTGAATCACAAACCATAACAGGGATAGGACAGGTAAGTTGAAGTATTTTAAATCATGGCTGTCAGAGGGCTGATTTagaaagaaaaagactattCTAATGTACACAAACGTGGATCCTGGGTCAGTGTGACACATTATTTCATGTAGTTTAAGACATTAATTGAGTGACAATATTTTCAGACAAGGCTAAATGTGAACAATAGACAATGTTAAGAGCCACAATTACCGGAGCTGCTGAATCAGTGCCTGACTCTCCATCTGCAGGTTCCCATATCTGGAAGTAAAAAACAATATATCAGTGTGACACTTCAAATTGACAGAACTAGAGCTTAACACATTTGAACATAAATATTGAATTATATTATTCTGACTGATAGTGTATGTGATTTGCGAGAGGGGCAATGATCCTTCTTACATTATCACTTTCAGTGAAAAACATACAAATTATTATGGTATGATT
This region of Pseudochaenichthys georgianus chromosome 6, fPseGeo1.2, whole genome shotgun sequence genomic DNA includes:
- the LOC139433934 gene encoding uncharacterized protein, yielding MWQTLQQKYHLTVKREDVRQMISRLDPSGVQLRTRRRFVRRGYVTAGPNQVWHADGYDKLKPFGIAISGCIDGFSRKVMWLRSGSTNNDPGIIAQYYLQCVSEFGLLPARLRTDCGTENGTMAAINCTLRSQHTDDFAGALSHMYGTSTANQRIESWWSFFRKQRTQFWIELFSDLRERHLFNGSHEHKCLLRYVFLGIIQKDLDEYRQLWNHHTIRPVRLSQCPSGKPDAMYHLPHRFGGRECGFPVSWEALHHFDGIMQASSQYNLCGDENLEMHFVDLQRRSGLAPPGNWTAAVQNYISMKNMSGV